Within Ralstonia pickettii DTP0602, the genomic segment CACCAGGCCATACGGATCGGCGATCTCGTGCACGGCTTGGGGCTGCATGCCGAACACCGCGCGGTAGAACAGCACGAAGCTGTTGAGCCGGTTCGCCGGCAGCGCCTGCGCGAGATGGTCGATGGCGGACAGCCCGGCGCCGTGGTGGACGGCTTCTGCCGGCGGGTCGAGCAGGAAGTCGCTCTCGTAGATGCTGCGGTCGGCATCGCGGTCGTCGATCAAATGGAACAGCATGCCGTCGGGCGAGCGCAGCGCCGGGATCACCCGTTCATCGGGCCCGACCGGCTCGCGCCATTCCTTGCACAGCAGCGCACGGGCGCGCGCGATGGCGCGGCGGGCGTCGTCCACCTTCAGGCCAATGGCGCATACCGACGGCCCGTGCAGCTGGAAATGCTCGGCGGCGGCACTGTCCTGTTCAGCATTCAGGATCAGGTTGATGCCGCCCTGGCGGTACAGGTCGACCGCCTTGGAGCGATGGCGGCCGGCGTGGGCAAACCCCAGCGATTCCAGCCGTTGCGCAAGCTCGCGGCCGGCCACGTAGTCGACGGCGAACTCGATGAAATCCACGCCGCCGAACACCGGCGGCTCGGGCAGCGGCGCCCCGCCGGCCTCGGACTCCAGCCAGATCAGCGAGCGCAGCCCGTCTTGCGCGGTCTGCCGCGCCGGCGCCGCGCGGAAGTCGTCGTTGAACACCTCCAGCGACAGCGGCCCGGTATAGCCTGCCTGCAGCACGGCGCGGGCGAAATCGGTCACCGGCAGGTCGCCCTGGCCGGGGAAGTTGCGGTAATGGCGGCTCCATGACAGCACGTCCATCGACAGGCGCGGCGCGTCGGCCAGCTGGACAAAGAAGATCTTGTCCGCCGGCACGGCGTCGAGGCCCTGCAGAGAATCGCCCAGCGACAACGTATGGAAGCTGTCGAGCACCAGCCCGAGCGCTGGGTGGTCGGCGCGCTGCACGATGTCCCACGCCTGCCGCCAGCGGCGCGTGTGGCGGCCCCAGGCAAGCGCTTCGTAACCCACGCGCAGGCCGCGCCGGGCGGCGGCCTCGGCCATGCGTCGCAGGTCCGCGGCGGCACGCGCCGGGTCGTCGATGGCCGCGTCCTGCACAGTGCTGCAGACCAGCACCATCTCCGCGCCAAGCTGCTCCATCACATCGAATTTGCGTTCGGCGCGCGCCATATTGCGTGCGAACACGTCGCCGGGCATGGCCTCGAAGTCGCGCAGCGGCTGGTAGAGCAGGATCTGCAGGCCGAGGTCGGCCGCCATGCGCCGCACTTCGGCGGGCGAGCCGTCGAAGTGCAGCAGGTCGTTCTCGAAGATCTCCACACCGTCGAAGCCAGCGGCCGCGGCGGCTTCGAGCTTTTCCGGCAGCGTGCCGGAAAGGGAGACGGTGGCGATCGATTTCGGGAGGGGCCTGCGGACTGCGGTCATGGCGATAGCGAGGTGACGGTGTTGCCCCAAAGGTTATGAGCCAGCCAGCCCGTCAACAACCACAATTCGCGCGCAGGCGTGCGACAATCGCTCCATTGCGATCATCACTCGCGCGAAACTCGGGTTAACCATGGAAAAGGAACCGCTGAACCGGCGCGACTGGATCGCCGGGCTGGAAAAAGGCCTGGCCATCCTGGAGGCCTTCGACAACGACCATCCGCGCCTCACGCCCACGCAGGCGGCGCAGCTGACGGGGCTCACGCGCACCGCCGCGCGCCGCTACCTGCTGACGCTGGAGCACCTCGGCTACACCACCAGCGACGGCACGCTGT encodes:
- a CDS encoding 3-keto-5-aminohexanoate cleavage protein (K00457: HPD, hppD; 4-hydroxyphenylpyruvate dioxygenase [EC:1.13.11.27]), with protein sequence MTAVRRPLPKSIATVSLSGTLPEKLEAAAAAGFDGVEIFENDLLHFDGSPAEVRRMAADLGLQILLYQPLRDFEAMPGDVFARNMARAERKFDVMEQLGAEMVLVCSTVQDAAIDDPARAAADLRRMAEAAARRGLRVGYEALAWGRHTRRWRQAWDIVQRADHPALGLVLDSFHTLSLGDSLQGLDAVPADKIFFVQLADAPRLSMDVLSWSRHYRNFPGQGDLPVTDFARAVLQAGYTGPLSLEVFNDDFRAAPARQTAQDGLRSLIWLESEAGGAPLPEPPVFGGVDFIEFAVDYVAGRELAQRLESLGFAHAGRHRSKAVDLYRQGGINLILNAEQDSAAAEHFQLHGPSVCAIGLKVDDARRAIARARALLCKEWREPVGPDERVIPALRSPDGMLFHLIDDRDADRSIYESDFLLDPPAEAVHHGAGLSAIDHLAQALPANRLNSFVLFYRAVFGMQPQAVHEIADPYGLVKSRAMVSPGQKVRIPLNVSESGRTATGRFVAAYAGSGVHHIAFRSDRIEPTLEAIDRRRAAMLHVPDNYYDDVAARLALDDALLGRLQRLGVLYDRDAQGEFLHAYTEPFHERFFFELVQRTGYLGYGAANAAVRMAAQAQLRHG